Proteins encoded within one genomic window of Paenarthrobacter sp. JL.01a:
- a CDS encoding response regulator translates to MSTLNLANLLVPSAPETTTPAGRGPKLQIRMFGPLAVHRGDTELSANDLGGPKPRQVLEILLLNFGIAVSKARLMDLLWEGNQPAVALPTLESYVSVLRRHLQPGTGRSGPIRTVTGGHAIDTTMVDLDLDRFGTLTKQAGKAPPVRALALLTEALEIASAPLLGDELLPAWAEEERALHATRVAAAKVKASELALAQGELGQAIAMSESVTRLDPLNERAWTTLILGLERNGDVVAALTAFDRCRKVMANELGCTPNKALAEAQARLLARTAAGHDPSGPNPLGSKAINQPSALPDTERLRILIVDDHTTFSDLLAGALDREPDMRSVGAARSAAAAVTMYQKTRPDVVLMDLYLTDGSGLTAAERILALEPGTRIVMLTGNPSQEALRQAAGMGICAFMPKDGSLGVMLDTLRHARAGNMIVHPSLVAGLGSNPASPGRPAH, encoded by the coding sequence GTGAGCACTCTCAACCTGGCCAACCTGCTGGTCCCCTCGGCGCCAGAAACGACGACGCCTGCAGGCCGCGGTCCCAAGCTTCAAATAAGGATGTTCGGTCCACTGGCGGTCCATCGCGGCGATACTGAACTGAGCGCCAACGACCTCGGCGGACCGAAACCCCGGCAGGTCCTGGAAATTCTTCTGCTTAATTTCGGAATTGCAGTCTCGAAAGCCCGGCTAATGGATCTGCTGTGGGAGGGCAACCAGCCAGCTGTCGCTCTGCCTACGCTCGAAAGCTACGTCAGTGTCTTGCGCCGTCACCTACAGCCCGGTACTGGAAGGTCGGGACCCATACGCACTGTCACGGGCGGGCACGCCATCGACACAACCATGGTGGACCTGGACTTGGACCGCTTTGGAACCCTGACCAAGCAGGCCGGCAAAGCTCCACCAGTACGGGCCCTGGCCCTGCTCACGGAAGCTCTCGAGATCGCGTCGGCACCTTTACTCGGCGACGAACTCCTGCCTGCTTGGGCGGAGGAGGAACGGGCACTGCACGCTACGCGCGTCGCAGCCGCCAAAGTGAAGGCTTCCGAGCTTGCCCTCGCTCAAGGGGAACTGGGCCAGGCAATAGCTATGAGCGAGTCGGTCACGAGGCTGGATCCACTTAATGAACGGGCCTGGACCACCCTGATCCTCGGACTCGAGCGCAATGGCGATGTGGTCGCGGCCCTGACGGCCTTTGACCGCTGCCGCAAAGTCATGGCCAACGAACTAGGCTGCACGCCGAACAAGGCACTGGCAGAGGCTCAAGCCAGGCTACTGGCACGCACGGCTGCCGGGCACGACCCATCAGGGCCGAATCCGCTTGGCTCCAAGGCCATCAACCAGCCATCGGCCCTGCCCGACACCGAACGCCTGCGGATACTTATCGTCGATGACCACACAACCTTCTCCGACCTTCTGGCCGGCGCGCTGGACAGAGAACCTGATATGCGGAGCGTAGGGGCCGCGAGATCAGCCGCCGCGGCCGTAACGATGTATCAAAAGACGCGGCCTGACGTGGTGCTCATGGATCTCTACCTCACTGACGGTTCAGGGCTGACCGCAGCCGAACGCATCCTCGCCCTCGAGCCTGGAACAAGGATCGTCATGCTGACGGGCAATCCGTCCCAGGAAGCACTACGCCAAGCGGCGGGCATGGGAATCTGTGCCTTTATGCCAAAGGACGGATCCCTTGGAGTAATGCTGGATACCCTGAGGCACGCGCGGGCCGGCAACATGATTGTTCATCCGTCATTGGTAGCCGGATTGGGCAGCAACCCGGCGTCACCCGGGCGCCCGGCACACTGA
- a CDS encoding sensor histidine kinase codes for MARFLTAGFVALVLLATPVIFWIRAEAEQHALANARDMTQRLADNVVGPLLTTELLAQERPALDLLHERLVPWLSTGTLTRIKVWDEQGKVVYSDMDSLIGQRFEQEEWARKLLEGGPATATLEAQTEQENLYESGAGELVEVYVRSRSVSGAPMIFETYSSGENVRREQHAVLMSMIPPMLLSLAALQLAQLFPAVRLARRIQRHQAAKHALLQYAIEASDQERRQVASELHDDVIQDLSGLAYALESEERRGPADLRPVFSNARLMLQNTVRTLRAMTNELYPPDLERLGLKASLTQLAAPLVARGITLTMELPEQLIADRDRAALMYRVVREALVNATKHSSATFVHVRIRQSDYFTKITVSDNGHGFEPNLESQEGHYGLRILGDTIQHAGGALDVRSSPGAGTIIRVTLAGPQKPGTSNGRASRWNRRNLAVDGGPGR; via the coding sequence GTGGCGCGATTCCTTACCGCGGGGTTCGTGGCGCTCGTACTGCTCGCAACGCCCGTTATCTTCTGGATTCGCGCCGAAGCAGAACAGCACGCGCTCGCCAACGCCCGCGACATGACGCAGCGACTGGCCGACAACGTCGTCGGCCCCCTCCTCACGACCGAACTCCTGGCCCAGGAGCGCCCCGCCCTGGACTTGCTCCATGAGCGTTTGGTCCCATGGCTGAGCACGGGAACGCTCACCAGAATCAAAGTGTGGGACGAACAGGGCAAAGTGGTCTACTCGGATATGGATTCACTGATAGGACAGCGGTTCGAGCAGGAAGAATGGGCCCGCAAGCTCCTGGAGGGCGGCCCGGCAACTGCAACTTTGGAAGCCCAAACCGAACAGGAAAATCTCTACGAATCAGGTGCAGGCGAACTGGTGGAAGTTTACGTCCGGTCCCGTTCCGTCAGCGGCGCGCCTATGATCTTCGAAACCTATTCCTCCGGTGAGAACGTCCGCCGCGAGCAGCACGCGGTACTGATGAGCATGATCCCTCCGATGCTCCTGTCCCTGGCGGCACTTCAGCTCGCTCAACTGTTTCCGGCCGTCCGGCTGGCCCGGAGAATACAAAGACACCAAGCAGCCAAGCACGCCCTCCTGCAATACGCCATCGAAGCTTCCGACCAGGAGCGTCGGCAGGTAGCAAGTGAACTTCACGACGACGTCATCCAAGATCTCTCGGGGTTGGCCTACGCGCTGGAATCCGAAGAGCGCCGGGGACCGGCCGATTTGCGGCCCGTCTTCAGCAACGCTCGGTTGATGCTGCAAAACACCGTACGGACACTGCGGGCAATGACCAACGAACTCTACCCTCCGGACCTGGAGCGTTTGGGCCTCAAGGCGTCGCTCACGCAACTCGCGGCTCCACTGGTGGCCAGGGGCATTACCCTCACGATGGAACTCCCCGAGCAACTGATCGCAGACCGGGACCGTGCGGCCCTCATGTACCGGGTGGTCCGGGAGGCACTGGTAAACGCAACCAAACACTCTTCGGCGACGTTCGTCCATGTCCGGATCAGGCAATCCGACTATTTCACGAAGATCACTGTCAGTGACAACGGTCACGGCTTTGAACCGAACCTGGAGAGCCAGGAAGGCCACTATGGCCTAAGAATTCTCGGCGATACCATCCAGCACGCTGGCGGCGCCCTCGACGTCAGGTCCTCGCCAGGTGCCGGAACGATCATCCGCGTGACTCTGGCCGGACCACAGAAGCCTGGTACCAGCAATGGTCGAGCCTCCCGGTGGAACCGCAGGAACCTGGCCGTAGACGGAGGACCCGGGAGGTGA
- the trxA gene encoding thioredoxin, giving the protein MKNSIIKCPHCGKSNRVPAVAEGRPRCGHCHRDLPWVVEAGDDDFGEIAERSGVPVMVDFWAVWCGPCRMVSPVLDQLAHERAGQIKLVKVDVDRSPQLSARFAIQAVPTLMVIVDGKIVARQAGAAPAPVLRSWLEGALTG; this is encoded by the coding sequence ATGAAAAACTCCATTATCAAATGTCCCCATTGCGGCAAATCGAACCGCGTCCCCGCCGTAGCCGAGGGCCGGCCGCGTTGCGGACATTGCCACCGCGACCTTCCCTGGGTGGTGGAAGCCGGGGACGATGACTTCGGTGAAATCGCCGAGCGGTCCGGCGTTCCGGTGATGGTGGACTTCTGGGCGGTGTGGTGCGGGCCCTGCCGGATGGTGAGCCCGGTGCTGGACCAGTTGGCGCACGAACGCGCGGGGCAGATCAAACTCGTCAAGGTCGATGTGGACCGCTCGCCGCAGCTCTCCGCCAGATTCGCCATTCAGGCCGTGCCGACGTTGATGGTCATCGTCGACGGCAAAATTGTCGCGCGGCAGGCCGGCGCAGCTCCGGCCCCCGTGCTGAGGTCCTGGCTTGAAGGGGCACTGACCGGCTGA
- the clpB gene encoding ATP-dependent chaperone ClpB, protein MNMESLTQKSQEALAEAQRIAQRNGHTETDGEHLLLALLEQEDGLVPRLLTGMQVDVDELRADAEAELRRKPKVTGPGAAPGQLYVSRRLGALLDASEREAKRLKDEYVSVEHLLVALAEEGRSTAAGRVLADHGVTREAFLSVLTQVRGNQRVTSATPEQTYEALEKYGRDLVTDARTGKLDPVIGRDAEIRRVVQILSRKTKNNPVLIGEPGVGKTAIVEGLAQRIVRQDVPEGLKNKTIFSLDLSALVAGAKYRGEFEERLKAVLAEVLAAEGRILLFVDELHTVVGAGASEGSMDAGNMLKPMLARGELHMIGATTLDEYRKHIESDAALERRFQPVIVEEPDVEDAISILRGLRERLEVFHGVRIQDSALVAAATLSHRYITDRFLPDKAIDLVDEACARLRTEIDSMPAELDELTRKVTRLEIEEAALSKESDPASKARLEELRRELADLRSGADAKRAQWEAERRAIHKLQEIRSELERLRQEAEEAERNYDLNRAAELRYGKLADLERRLAAEEERLTAKQGEKRLLREVVTEDEISDIVAAWTGIPVARLKQGEREKVLHLDEILRGRVVGQEEAISAVSDAIIRARSGIRDPRRPIGSFIFLGPTGVGKTELAKALAAALFDSENAMIRLDMSEYQERHTVSRLLGAPPGYVGYDEGGQLTEAVRRKPYSVVLFDEVEKAHPDIFNTLLQVLDDGRITDSQGRTVDFRNTVIIMTSNIGSQYLLEGSAEGGTITEDARRMVMGELRAHFRPEFLNRVDDTVLFAPLGLPQIERIVDLQFQQLRQRLAEQQIELHLTEEARLLIAERGFDPVYGARPLRRYISHVVETQVGRALLRGSIAEGGVVTVTPSGGELVVEYSAMDLEEAATP, encoded by the coding sequence ATGAACATGGAGAGCTTGACGCAGAAGTCGCAGGAGGCCTTGGCGGAGGCCCAACGGATTGCCCAGCGGAACGGCCACACTGAAACAGACGGCGAACACCTGCTGCTGGCCTTGCTGGAGCAGGAGGATGGCCTTGTCCCACGATTGCTGACCGGGATGCAGGTGGACGTGGATGAGTTGAGGGCTGATGCTGAAGCAGAGCTGAGACGCAAACCAAAGGTCACCGGCCCGGGGGCAGCGCCTGGGCAGTTATATGTGAGCCGCAGGCTTGGCGCACTTCTGGACGCATCGGAACGCGAAGCCAAGCGGCTCAAGGATGAGTACGTCTCCGTGGAACACCTGTTGGTTGCCCTCGCGGAAGAAGGCCGGTCCACTGCGGCCGGCAGGGTTCTGGCTGACCACGGGGTCACCCGCGAGGCATTCCTTTCGGTACTGACACAAGTACGGGGAAATCAGCGCGTCACTTCGGCAACCCCGGAACAGACCTACGAGGCTTTGGAGAAGTACGGCCGTGATCTGGTGACGGACGCCCGCACCGGAAAGCTCGATCCGGTGATCGGCCGCGACGCGGAAATCCGGCGGGTCGTGCAGATACTTTCGCGTAAGACCAAGAACAATCCGGTGCTCATCGGGGAGCCCGGGGTGGGCAAGACCGCCATCGTGGAGGGTCTGGCCCAGCGGATCGTCCGGCAGGATGTTCCTGAGGGACTGAAGAACAAGACCATCTTCTCGCTGGATTTGAGCGCCCTTGTGGCCGGCGCCAAGTATCGCGGCGAATTCGAAGAGCGTTTGAAAGCCGTACTGGCCGAGGTATTGGCCGCAGAGGGCAGGATCCTGCTGTTTGTCGACGAGTTGCATACCGTCGTCGGTGCAGGTGCGTCGGAGGGGTCCATGGACGCCGGCAACATGCTCAAGCCAATGCTGGCCCGCGGTGAGCTGCACATGATCGGGGCGACCACCCTCGACGAATACCGAAAACACATCGAGTCGGACGCGGCCCTGGAACGCCGCTTTCAGCCGGTCATTGTTGAGGAACCGGACGTGGAAGATGCGATTTCAATTCTTCGCGGGCTGCGGGAACGGTTGGAGGTGTTCCACGGCGTCCGGATCCAGGACAGTGCTTTGGTGGCTGCTGCCACCTTGTCCCATCGGTACATCACAGACCGGTTCCTTCCGGACAAAGCCATTGACCTCGTGGATGAGGCGTGTGCCCGGCTGCGGACGGAAATAGATTCGATGCCTGCGGAACTGGATGAGCTCACCCGGAAGGTCACCCGGCTCGAAATTGAAGAGGCGGCACTCTCGAAGGAGTCCGATCCTGCCAGCAAGGCCCGGCTCGAGGAGTTGAGGCGTGAATTGGCGGACCTGCGGTCCGGGGCCGACGCGAAGCGGGCTCAATGGGAAGCCGAGCGCCGGGCCATCCACAAGCTGCAGGAAATCCGTAGTGAGCTCGAGCGGTTGCGGCAGGAGGCTGAGGAAGCGGAGCGGAACTACGACCTGAACCGCGCGGCGGAGCTGCGTTACGGCAAACTTGCCGACCTCGAACGACGGCTTGCTGCCGAGGAGGAACGCCTGACCGCGAAACAGGGGGAAAAACGACTGCTTCGCGAGGTCGTTACTGAGGACGAGATCTCTGACATCGTCGCCGCCTGGACGGGCATTCCGGTGGCCCGCCTGAAGCAGGGCGAACGTGAAAAAGTTCTGCATCTGGACGAAATTTTGCGCGGCAGAGTCGTGGGACAGGAAGAGGCAATCAGCGCGGTATCGGACGCCATCATCCGTGCCCGCTCCGGAATTCGGGATCCTCGTCGGCCCATAGGTTCCTTTATCTTCCTCGGTCCCACCGGCGTCGGAAAGACCGAGCTGGCGAAGGCACTGGCTGCGGCGCTCTTCGACAGCGAGAACGCAATGATCCGCCTGGACATGAGCGAGTACCAGGAGCGCCACACCGTGAGCCGCCTGCTGGGGGCGCCTCCCGGCTATGTCGGTTACGACGAAGGCGGACAGCTCACCGAAGCCGTGCGTCGAAAGCCATATTCGGTGGTGCTGTTCGATGAGGTGGAAAAAGCCCACCCGGACATTTTCAATACCTTGCTCCAGGTCCTCGACGATGGGCGGATTACGGATTCGCAGGGCAGGACGGTCGATTTCCGCAATACAGTGATCATCATGACCTCCAACATCGGCTCGCAGTATCTTTTGGAGGGTTCCGCAGAGGGCGGGACGATCACAGAGGATGCCCGCCGCATGGTGATGGGAGAGCTCCGGGCCCATTTCCGCCCCGAGTTCCTCAACCGTGTAGACGATACTGTCCTGTTTGCGCCCTTGGGACTTCCGCAGATCGAGCGTATCGTCGACCTCCAGTTCCAGCAGTTGCGGCAACGGCTCGCCGAGCAGCAGATAGAGCTCCACCTGACCGAGGAAGCGCGCCTTCTCATTGCCGAACGCGGCTTCGATCCGGTCTACGGAGCGCGTCCCCTGCGTCGCTATATTTCCCATGTGGTGGAAACCCAGGTGGGCCGTGCCCTGCTCCGTGGCAGCATTGCGGAGGGCGGAGTGGTGACAGTGACCCCATCCGGCGGAGAGCTGGTGGTTGAATACAGCGCCATGGACCTGGAGGAGGCCGCAACACCATGA